One region of Polynucleobacter paneuropaeus genomic DNA includes:
- a CDS encoding reprolysin-like metallopeptidase, producing MNTIFSTQNTSNLISKTSRDLKISSTVNPSLQDSNKVVKASPGVVVKLSSSASLRIASIPAASAPSTVDSASAISTYARASNKKTVSAFTISDTAQNIFTNLDALQTLAAAGKIASISFSNGTPKWTVAASKFKSDKDILAKLMSAVETVTFAKSLSAYRVTPGSSGGVTIAGGSGVEPTSLALTTAKFLQFSDTKVIASSGNANVDAILNIGTKYWWQGGSAAVISGNNITTGLNSLDSASSKHTLNYSFMGVTKPTLVTGTNAVGYAPMTEPEKTAVRAALDYLSTLINVTFTDVSNTATTADISFGQNTQASSAGYANYPNGNGANPTSYLFLAKNQATNPQGSSSNGFNLGTYGWETIIHEIGHTLGLKHPGNYNAGGGGTVGPYLPSATDNRRYSSMSYNDPVASKSVTASGSQTSNRYSYGYSTEAVNPSTYGLFDIAALQFLYGANTNSTASTITATNNYTDFQTVWAPNGVQVDASATTTSDVFDLRAGSFSSIAIKSKTVQTANIQAQLQQSGLNSANAAAAATSIMKTIVPNATSINPIYDGLNNLALSYGSKYSEVIGGSANDSFYASNYAATIDGGSGTNQVWLPGSASDWTLTGLSQATSKSNSNVALTLRNIQAIGYYNATTTSITHSAVA from the coding sequence GTGAACACAATCTTCTCAACTCAAAATACGTCAAACCTCATCTCAAAGACGTCTAGAGACCTCAAAATAAGTTCCACTGTAAATCCCTCTTTGCAAGACTCTAATAAAGTAGTGAAAGCATCTCCGGGGGTGGTTGTAAAGCTTTCAAGCTCTGCAAGTCTTCGTATTGCCTCTATTCCCGCTGCTTCTGCACCATCTACAGTAGATTCTGCTTCTGCAATCAGCACCTACGCTCGCGCCTCAAATAAAAAAACTGTTTCAGCTTTTACTATCTCAGATACCGCGCAAAATATTTTCACAAACCTAGATGCTCTTCAGACCTTGGCTGCTGCTGGAAAGATTGCATCTATCAGTTTTAGTAATGGAACCCCAAAGTGGACTGTTGCCGCATCTAAATTTAAGAGCGATAAAGACATACTTGCAAAACTTATGTCTGCCGTAGAGACGGTTACATTTGCTAAGTCTTTAAGTGCGTATAGAGTAACTCCTGGTTCTTCTGGAGGAGTCACAATTGCGGGTGGAAGCGGAGTAGAGCCAACTTCATTAGCACTTACAACGGCTAAATTTCTTCAATTTAGTGATACTAAAGTAATTGCCAGTAGTGGAAATGCGAATGTTGATGCCATACTCAACATTGGAACGAAATATTGGTGGCAAGGTGGAAGTGCAGCTGTTATTAGCGGAAATAATATTACGACAGGCTTAAATTCTCTGGATTCAGCCAGTTCAAAACATACGCTCAACTATAGTTTTATGGGGGTAACAAAACCTACTCTTGTAACTGGAACTAATGCAGTTGGCTATGCGCCAATGACAGAACCAGAAAAGACGGCAGTACGAGCAGCACTCGACTACCTGTCAACCCTTATTAACGTTACTTTTACTGATGTGAGTAATACCGCCACTACTGCAGATATTAGTTTTGGTCAAAATACCCAAGCTTCTAGTGCTGGGTATGCTAACTACCCCAATGGGAATGGTGCCAATCCTACTAGTTATCTATTCCTTGCTAAGAATCAAGCGACCAACCCACAAGGCTCCTCTTCAAATGGATTTAATTTGGGAACATATGGATGGGAAACAATCATTCATGAAATTGGTCATACGCTCGGCCTTAAGCATCCTGGAAACTACAATGCTGGAGGTGGTGGAACGGTGGGCCCCTATCTTCCAAGTGCGACTGATAATCGCCGCTATTCAAGCATGTCTTATAACGACCCTGTGGCGTCGAAGTCAGTAACTGCATCAGGCAGTCAAACATCCAATAGATATTCTTATGGTTACTCAACAGAGGCGGTTAATCCATCAACTTATGGGCTCTTTGATATAGCAGCCCTTCAGTTTCTGTACGGCGCTAACACGAATTCAACAGCCTCTACAATTACTGCAACGAATAATTACACTGATTTTCAAACAGTTTGGGCGCCTAATGGCGTCCAAGTTGACGCAAGTGCAACAACTACGTCTGATGTTTTTGACCTTCGTGCGGGATCTTTTAGTTCTATAGCTATTAAGTCAAAAACTGTTCAAACGGCGAATATTCAAGCTCAGCTTCAACAAAGTGGTTTAAATTCTGCGAATGCAGCGGCAGCTGCAACTAGCATCATGAAAACTATAGTACCAAACGCAACGTCGATTAATCCTATATATGATGGTTTGAATAATCTTGCACTTAGTTATGGCAGTAAGTACTCTGAAGTTATTGGTGGTTCTGCAAATGATAGTTTTTATGCAAGCAATTATGCTGCTACGATTGATGGAGGTAGCGGAACAAACCAAGTTTGGCTGCCCGGTAGTGCGTCTGATTGGACGTTAACTGGATTGTCTCAGGCAACCTCCAAATCAAACTCGAACGTTGCTTTAACTCTGCGAAATATACAAGCAATCGGGTATTACAATGCCACCACAACATCCATTACTCATTCGGCAGTGGCATAA